Part of the Mya arenaria isolate MELC-2E11 chromosome 8, ASM2691426v1 genome, TTGCACTAGTGCTTGGCATCCAAATAGTTTGACAAACCCTGCTgtataaaatcaaaaatttgAGCCTGTGAGTTTAAACTAGTGATATGTTCATAGACACCATAACGCAACTTCATcaattaaaacaagagctgtcacagagacggcgcgctcgactattctgccgcCTCTTAGtataaggattgaaaagttttggcgaaacatgcatggatcactgtaaaattagattagaatGATGCCTGCAATGATTTGtgtaaaattcaaaaacattcagCCTTTTATGAAATACAGACTTCATGGAAATAGCATGCAATACATAAAAGGATTATAGGTTGTATACAATAATattctaagtccaataataaagggccattatttgcaaaatacagttttctaacttggttattaaagtaggttgggtggttgagtaccattgtataaagactcaatgcaatacatcaagtagttgctgatacattaacctatgtgtgcttacatgcaaaaccttaaccagaatttctaagtcaaatgataaaggcccattttttgcattatattaaaaaaaagtgtaatctagcttcattaatttagtaggttaggtagttgggaatacatatctaaagtttcaatgcaatacatgatgtatttactgagataatgacttaaaggtgcttacatgcaaaccttaaccaaggtgtgacgccaacgccgacgctagggtgagtagtatagctctccttattcttcgaataatcGAGTATTATAGGAACAGGCTTTAGAGCAGCATGTTTTCTTACCTCTGTCAGCAGTCGTTTCAACCCTTCCTTATGGTCCTCATTCTGTCTCAGCTCACCCCCTGGCCTGCAAAAAACATTTGGTATTGCATAGTTAACAACCGTTATTTGCAAATACATTTGGTATTGCATATTTTACAATggttatttgcaaatatatttggTATGGCATGTTTACAATggttatttgcaaatatatttggTATTGCATAGTGAACAATggttatttgcaaatatatttggTATGGCATGTTTACAATGGTTATTTCACAGTTAGCTCACTCCCTGGTCTGCATTAACATGTACATTCTCCATTGCATAGTTTACAATGATGATTTGTAAGTAAGTTCACCTCCCAGCCTTTTGAATACATTCCGTATGTTATTATCAGACAGGTTTTTTTTGGCGCATAAGTACCTTGGACTTCTTACTAACCAACTTTAAGAGTCTGTGTCTAAAATCAAAGAGTCCAGATTCTTTGGGAGTGAATGTTTTTCAGTTTTCAGACATATGCACCTTTGAGGAATCAATAGATAACATTATCATGTTAATAGACTACCCACCTCTTCATGAATTTTAAGTATTGGAAAGGCGATGACTTTTAGAAATTTAAGCATGTCCTGGAAACTAACGTATGTTTATTGGTGGAAAAATGGGACAAATTCCTGACCTTAAATGCCTGGAGGTGGGTAAAAAAGGCACAGGAAGTTTGTCAGGGAGAAAAAGTGTGATAAAAAGtagttttcaattaatattatgTACTGGTTAGAGACCCTTTTGTGTGGAGGTTTTTCTTGaataacttgagaaatactgaattttaaagaacataatttcacagaaagAAAGTTAGGCTCCTGAACTAAAAATCAGTAtgataacttttttaatgtATGGTTATTTTCACAAAGAACTCCAGTGCCAAGCAAAATCAGTAAAATCCACTGAAATGACAGTGTACTGTAGCAATAATTGACCACTAAGTGACTTGCAGTAAAAAGTAATCCTTCAAAATATCTCGAAAAAATATTCCTTATTGGccaaaaaatatgttgtttctttctattttctataaaatctataaaaacGTGCTCGGTTTAAGCGAGatttttttggtgaaatattttctcttttgtTGAGCGGTAAAAGTCTGTTATCCCTTGCTAAAAGCAATATGATGCACTTTCAATATTGCTGATAAATAGctttgtttctgaaaaaataatatttcctaTTTTGAAGCTTCAACTGAACACAAATTATCATTTGTACGAAAAACAATCATACTGGAATTGTTGAACAACAATTTTACAGGGTGGGCAAATAATTTGTATGGGCGAAAAGCGGTCCCTAACCAATACACTAGTACACTCAATGAGTAAGACCCACTTTCTAtttccctccgcggatttttATCGtggccaacacaatgattttatcgactTTCCGCGTTCCTcagagtttgaatttaaggcactcggagggtgatcagtcgacAGAAGAATAACGAATTCGGCGTTCCTTggaggggttaactccgcgaaactctgcggacacttGATAAAAATCCACACTAAAGTTAtctaattttattaaaattttcaactgattacgacggctccagtaaattgctattattctttttcctctgcccgttttgcatgaagttagcttaccacaagaatgcagtcgtatttcactagttgcacatgcatcatataaaagtgattttgctaatgactgataaacacatttcatccgagaaattctaggttacacattttcggaaaatcaggaggtcaaacacttgttcaaagttcacagcgcatggttttgaaggctttcttgcctcgttttctgtggaaaattccattaatcgtcatagctatttttaaccaccaataataaatagtatgttctacattgtattgatcacgcacttgacgtcagaggtcatggttcagaatcgtgtaaatagtcggctgctttatgatgcaataaaattagtggcaatactttaatgattcaatgtttattattcaagacaatattcaaatttcaattggcgtttacagcatacatgtgataacgtcccggacgtccgggattatcccggaaatcgtatctctgtcacaGAGTCAcagagggtgcatgtttgtcccggaaagtcatcaAAAAAACACGCAAAAAAATAAtctcggaatcgattatcttaattttaccaatgtaagtcagctattttgcctgtccgggacagTGGTcataaaacacaggacatgttgacactaatctgTTAgttggtacgtgtgtcgtcgaggtcatcgtcaatcacctgATAATTGATCTATTGGCCTActgttgtgcttaacgagtcaGGGAGGGTTCTTgaatacaaattcattgttttcatatggatttgtttggtcttatgaatgatagcttttaattcatgaattgatatttttcacacattttaccgacaaaagagcatgaaggtaagttcaaagaaagtgacaaaatgagtaaaaaaacaaaattaaaacacgaaAAACATCCCATTTTCCATTCAAATTTCGaagtcgatacgtcgttatactttaaacaacttacacgtccataaggaattttagtgttttgaacttttttccAAACTATCGTTGTGTATATTGAATTACATATTACACATAGAAAatctattgtattatttattcatttttattaattcatgcTGGTATGATTATAAAAcgcaaaacaattgaaatcctTCAGTCGATGTTTTGTTCAAACCCACATATATCACGCCCTGCAGAAACCGCGGGTCTTTCTTCTGACAGAAACATCGCATGTTCTCAAATGAGTGgaaaaacaggtgcccgtatagttgtttatttcctgttttgataaaactgaaagtagactgcatatcttcctggttagcacttcatttaaagcctgggaaaatatctggtggttttatttttttttaaaaatgcagaaaaaaacaaaccatgtcaggtaaaaaatatgtcttggcagtcaaaataggtacatctttccgacgttaaaaacgactaaaatagccccagatatgctctagaatgcaccacagacgttccccatttaaaaaaaatccgggGTGGCATGCCCCCTGACCCCCCTACATTACGACaagtgtcccggaatcgacccaagaaattatcacatgtatggttTACgcacataaatacaaattaaatgttGGTATATAtaagaatcttttacgcttaacaatgtgcataagcataaaaataaataacttctaaacaagaatgatttcttgcttatctgattagactctAAGTTCCACCGCgggatcataaaatcggacgattctcaaagctattgttcatataaaacttggcggtaagccagccactcCGAGGAACTCGGGGGGATTATAGCAAGGGCAACAGTTTGACCCTCAGAGGAAACCCGCGATCATCGACTTGatccctcggagtgagcgaggaaagtgggtctaactcgttgagtgtagtGTATGTGTTATATCTCAtatatgcactcttactcccaaataacaaataccacaattaatacaatagttttaaattaccgacaaggatgaataaatattgaaaacagtagttcttatgaaggatatcgtgtttaatttgaaagaaaggtgtagaaaacacagtatttccaATTTGTGAGTTGACAGTTTATCACCGTAAATTTTCTAGCATTCATCAGTCAGTTAATAaatgtgcgttttcagctacaATTACAatcggttacaatcttgtaatcagtcattaatattttctataaatgcattatttcttaataagttaaagatttatcactcaaaatttatgtttcctatacatatgtatgtgttgattttaaatGTGAGCATCACTTTGATGACCTGGCCTTTCTGACCCATAATCAAATCactcagggctttttctgcccaatttgggaaaaagaccctagacattttgggaaattttgcgtcgttaaaatgccgaaattgggatattttacagttaaaagaaaaagctgtctagtctcgaGCAAATTAAGAAATggttttatattagtttatttccctttaaaatgacccaaaatggctgaaatatcaatccttgggtgtaaatacctattgcaataaattgatcatgacagataatatttcatacagatatctgaatgtgatgaaaatcaatgatttccgaattcaattatcaaaaaaaattacattacataattgatatgatgttgaaaatgatccagtacatgtaaaaagactttctaaaaaaaaaattttttttttttttttttttaatgttgattgggatttttttctgaagattgggaaaaatatcttatattttgctttgggaatgggtccgattttagtcggacccgtgggtactatagaaaaagccctgtcaCTAAGTAAGAAAGCTGTGTGAAACCCATATTTGAGCTTGGAAAAATAAGGTAAGTATAAGACTCACAATTTGAAGAAGGTTGTGCCCAGCTGAAGTAGTAAAACATGGGGAAGATTGTGTTCATGGACGATTAGAACCCCCTCCACCGACCGGCGCATCCCGTATTTGTCAAACTCATCCCGCATTCTCTGGAAGCGTGCAGGAACTGATGCATCTTTTTCATACAGAGGATCCTTGGTTCCAAATGTGTAGTTCGTCAGAGGATACCTAAATTAAATAATACTTAGTAAACATAAATTGGTATAATTATTGCGACGAATCAATGATTGTTTACATCCGGAATGGGGATTTTTCTTTACTAATGTGCATAATACAACTGCTTTGACAATCGaataaaatggattttaaattaaaatacttacaAATTTATCTTATCGTCAATTGTCTTTTGCTCTGAAGAGAACGAATCAGAAGAATGCTTGCGGTTTACGGGCCAGCCGGCTTGCCTTGCGTGGGACGccattttgtgtaaaaatactTTTGCGAAAATCGCAAAACGAATTAAATAATTACCGTACGACAAGCGTACATCACTGTACTGTAACATTTTCGAAACAGTACCCTACACCGTTGGCAaattgataatttcaatttgaacTGATATTTAGCAAATTGTATccttacatacatgtacatgtatgccatttgacaattattttaaaatcacttattttgtttaaactaaagaaCCACTATTTTCTCTCTAGAATTCTCGTTTACAGCCTTCCGTGGTATTATTCACTATTTTGTCACGGCAATAAAGGCAATATTTGGATATCGCAACTGagaattaaacattatatattaaattttatataaaagcaCTAAcctgtgttaaaaaaaaatctttggtCGGGGGACCCCTACCCTCCCTTATGATGTTGAGGGCCGTCACACCGTCACCCATCCTCCACAATTGATTTCGCAACTGACactatataaacaatatacaccATACATAAAAAGGcattaaaggcacacaatatagGTGGATGAACTCTTTAATGCGTTATCGCATTTAACTCaattgactttaatgatcaaaacaaaaaaatcatcgCGGCATATCATCGGATTTTGGTACAGAAAAAAGGTAATGGCGATGTTTTGGCGCATTTTTAACTAGGGGACTTAAGGCGACGTAgctattaatgatttttttttacaaaggctatttttttttatctgtactttAATCATctgtatattgttttgtgttttaatattactgtagtcaaataatatattataataattattttttgcatcaaactATATTGTGCGCATCTAATTTgggtttaaaaattaaaataaaaaaaatccttgcGAGGGGAGGGACCCAACCCTCCTTCGATTTACACATTCATACTCCCTCCCCAGATCTCAAATTCATAATGCAACTGACATTTTTAAACCCAAATTTAGTGTTAATATAAACACTATAAATATGTGATATAAGTGCATACATTTGGGTTTAAAAACTAGAGAGAGGGAGGAGGGCAACCCTCCCTTGTAGAAGGGTTTTCCTCCCTCACACGTCCTCCCACAATCGCcaattgatgtatatatatatacatatatatatatatatggaatatGGGACTAATAACAATCCTACTACCAGATGAAATGCATGGACAATTGAGATAAAAGTTGTAAATTTAAACGAACAGTTGATTGATCGTTTATTTTATGACTTTACATATTTAGACCATCGTCTGCAATTGTGCACAATGTGTAGCAACTGGTAACTACCTTTTACCGACTTACTGGGTTTTCACATAATGAAGCCGGGTATAAAGTGTCTTCTTTCAAGTTCTCTGAGAACCCGTAAGGAATTTACATTTATGTCATGTCCACACTATTTAAAGGCGCATACTCTGTTTTGActtacttgtttatatttatgaaataagtaATGAATTACTGATTGCATTAGGATCCGTTGACACTTCTTATTTAACATAGATCTGTCTTAAAGCGTACTCTGTATGCTTTTAAGCATTGTGTGATTACTGTACACTTATTAACAATGTATACTGTATAAATgcgcttttttatgtatttttttcacaaaaaatgtaactcaaggtatgctagaaaaaatatatagaatgtGTGTCTGTTCCgtatagaaaaatccgaccatcgggcacgctgcgtatagccggtaactcggcaagcctcgttacctggcaactcaggtgccctcgggtcggatttttctatccgggaCGGAatcacatgacagatattattattaatatacatattgcGTCAAGTTCATAAagtgttttcatgtttattgtaaacattAATCCACCGAACATCTGAGGTTGCTGACGCACTCATTGACGCATGGCAAAGGTGAATGGCTGGTAAATAGAGATTGACCAAATCATTGCAAAATCCACATCGATGTACATTACTGTCTCGATAACAACACTGTAAGTTGTCTATAAGTGTCAGCGACTATTAACCGCCAACATatattgtgttcattttaaatacCTTATGTTTCGTTTTGTTAAGGTATTCATAACACTGGACAATTTGTATATCAGTGTCATATCAATAATCAATTAACAATAGTGTGTATACATCCTCtttttatgtgtatgtttatttattaatccatgtgttttctgcattttttattttttctatttatatgtattcattgTTGGCGGCAATAAAGTATTTAATTGAGTTGAATTGACGTAcacataaacatttgaatgtaaACATCATTCGCTTGAATGTTTAAGTTCTAAATTGTGTTCACATTGCTTTGTGAATACtaatatgaaatttatttacgTTACCACTAATCACATTtatgtgttttacaaaaaacaaaacagttttatttcatcaaaattacaGCTTATGGGTCTTTAAGAACGAGCATGCGCAAAGGAGGACATTGATTTACTTCCTTATTGGTTTCTATGATCAACACACATGAATGTAAATACAATTTGTgttacttttattgtatgtatttattcagTTAATGTCACACTAAACTGGCTTctattaaaaaatacttttataagaaaaatatgtttaaaatgttatttaaggaAATCTTAATAAGGACTCAGTCATTACATGTACCttcgtttttaaaaataacatactgAGATCTGTCATTTGGCCGATCTTAACTTGGTGTCCACTGATTTATAAGTATCTTGATAAGTGTTGGATCTTATTCGTAATTATAGATGGAGGTATCTGGTAAAAGACGTGACCCATACCTTAACAAGGGTTCCGCTGACGCCACGGTCTACTGTCAGCCATGTAAAAAAGGCGGCAAACGCGTGGTAGCCCACGGCTTCTGTCAAACCTGCGAGGAGTACATGTGTGATCCCTGTATCGAGGCCCATAAGAGGTTCAAGGTGTCCGGGAATCATATCATGTTGTCCAAATATAAGATGCCGTCCTCCTACCCGTCCATCAAGCAATCAGACATCGGTGAAACTGAATACTGTAAAAAACATCCGAAGGAGGTGATCAAGTTTTTCTGCCCGACCCACAGCGACCTTGGCTGCGGTGACTGTGTAGTCATCGCTCATCGCACGTGTGAAGTTGACTACATCACTGATGTGTCTAAAGATTTCGTCATCGGAAAGGAATTTCGAGAGCTAGAACCATCGATTAAACGAGAATACGATATTCTATCCGGGTACATAAGTGGGGTCGAGGAACTTTTCGACGAGGTTGTAAACCAGTCAAAGCATGAGATCGACAAACTGAGAAAATTCCGGGCAGAAATCAACACATACCTGGACCGCCGCGAGAAGGAACTGCTCGACAACCTCAAGGCAGTGAAGACCAAGGATGAAAACGACTTGACTGCACTAAAGACTGATTGTAAATCGGCGATGACGGCACTTGAGGCCATGAGGTCTGAACTGTCTTCAATTGACATCTCGGGTAACCAGCGGTACGTAACGGCAAGGCGAGCACAGAAGGAGCTACGGGGGATTCATGACGAGATGAAGAAGATGGCTGGTAGGATGAAGGCCCGGAGGTACCGGTTTACTAAGGACGCGGACACGGAGCAGCTGCTGGGATCGAAATTGGGCATTGGAACACTGGACATGGCGGGAGAGATGTTTCGTGGGAAAAGTATGTTAAATTATCACTTTACCCTTACCAAGTTTGCGTTGTGATTTTTTGAGTAAAACTCTAGGTAATGTGGCCTAAGTGGCCTTACTGTACATATTAGTATTGTCTCAAGGAACATATGGTAAAGATTCAGTTAAATGTATACCAAGGCTTTCATGACATCCCGACTGTTTTCATCCAAAATCATCAGAGCTAAAATTAACAGGGCTTTCATCTACTCAATATACTATAATAAAGACATTTTTCACCTTGATTACAGGGTAATGCGCTGACTCTAAGAACAGGGGTATACAAATTTAAGTGTTGCATTTATATGCCCTATTAAACACATTTCCCTATTCCTAATACAATACCCACTGTTAATCACATTGCCTGCATTTTAACACTATACCCACTGTTAATCACATTGCCCGATTCCTAACATTATATCCACTGTTAATCACAAAGTCTGATTCCTAAAACTAATCACATTGCCTGATTCCTACCACTATACCCACTGTTAACTCCTAACACTGTATCCACTGTTAATTACATTGCCTGATTCCTAACACTATACCCACTGTTAATCACATTGCCTGATTCCTAACACTATACCTACTGTTAATCACAATGCCTGATTTCCTACTGTTAATCACATTGCCTAATTCCTACTGTTAATCACATTGCCTAATTGCTACTGTTAATCACATTGCCTGATACCCACTGTTAATCACAATGCCTGATTCCTAACACTATACCTACTGTTAATCACAATGCCTTTTTCCTACTGTTAATCACATTGCCTAATTGCTACTGTTAATCACATTGCCTGATTCCTACTGTAAATCACGTTGCCTGATTCCTAACACTATAACCACTGATAATCACATTGCCTGAATCCTAACACTATAACCACAATAAATCACATTGCCTGATTCCTAACACTATACCCACTGTTAATTTCTAACACTATACCCACTGTTAATCACATTGCCTGATTCCTAACACTATACCTGCTGTTAATCACATTGCCTGATTCCTAACACTATACCTGCTGTTAATCACATTGCCTGATTCCTAACACTATACCCACTGTTAATTCCTAACGCTATACCCACTGTTAATCACATTGCCTGATTCCTAACAATATATACACTGTTAATCACATTGCCTGATTCCTAACACTATATCTGCTGTTAATCACATGGCCTGATTCCTAACACTATACCCACTGTTAATTTTTAACACTTTATCCACTGTAAATTACATTGCCTGATTCCTAACACTATAACCACTGTTAATAACATTGCCTGATTTCTAACACTATACCTACTGTTAATCACAATGCCTGATTTCCTACTGTTAATCACATTGCCTAATTCCTACTGTTAATCACATTGCCTGATTCCTAACACTATACCTACTGTTAATCACAATGCCTGATTTCCTACTGTTAATCACATTGCCTAATTCCTACTGTTAATCACATTGCCTGATTCCTATTGTAAATCACATTGCCTGATTCCTAACACTATACCCACTGTTAATCACATTGCCTGATTCCTAACACTATACCTATTGTTAATCACAATGCATTTTTTCCTACTGTTAATCACATTGCCTAATTACTACTGTTAATCACATTGCCTGATTCCTACTGTAAATCACATTGCCTGATTCCTAACACTTTACCCACTGATAATCACATTGCCAGAATCCTAACACTATAACCACTATAAATCACATTGCCTGATTCCTAACACTATACCAACTGTTAATTCCTAACACTATACCCACTGTTAATCACATTGCCTGATTCCTAACACTATACCTACTGTGAATCACAATGCCTGATTTCCTACAGTTAATCACATTGCCTGATTCCTACTATTAATCACATTGCCTTACTCCTACGGTTAATCACATTGCCTGATTCCTAACACTATACCCACTGTTAATCACATTGCCTGATTCCTAACACTATACCCACTTTTAATCACATTGCTTTATTCTCGACACTATACCAACTGTTAGTCACGTTGCCTGATTCCTACAACTATACACACTGTTAATTACAGTGCCTGATTCCTAACACTATACCCACTGTTAACCATATTGTCTGATTCCTAACACTATACCCACTGTTAATCACATTGCCTTATTCCTACCACTATACCAACTGTTAATCACATTGCTTGATTCCTACAACTATACCTATTGTTAATCAAGTTGCCTGATTCCTACCACTATACCCAGTGTAAATCCCATTGCCTGATTCCTACCACTATACACACTGTTAATCACATTGCCTTATTCCTACAACTATACCTACTGTTAATCACAATGCCTTTATTCCTGCTGTTAATCACATTGCCTAATTCATACTGTTTATCACATTGCCTGATTCCTACTGTAAATCACATTGCCTGATTCCTAACACTATACCCACTGATAATCATATTGCCTAACTCCTAACACTATAACCACTATTAATCACATTACCTGATTCCTAACACTATACCCACTGTTAATTCCTAACACTATACCCACTGTTAATCACATTGCCTGATTCCCAACACTATACCTACTGTTAATCACAATGCCTGATTTCCAACAGTTTATCACATTGCCTGATTCCTAATGTTAATCAAATTGCCTGATTTCTACTGTTAATCACATTGCCTGATTCCTAACACTATACCCACTGTTAATCACATTGCCTGATTTATAACACTATACCCACTTTTAATCACATTGCTTTATTCTCGACACTATACCAACTGTTAGTCACGTTGCCTGATTCCTACTACTATACACACTGTTAATTACAGTGCCTAATTCCTAACACTATACCCACTGTTAACCACATTGCCTGATTTATAACTCTTTACCCATTGTTAATCACATTGCCTGATTCCTAACACTATACCCACTGTTAATTCCTAACACTATACCCACTGTTAATCACATTGCCTGATTCCTAACACTATACCTGCTGGTAATCACATTGCCTAATTCCTAACACTATACCTGCTGTTAATCACATTGCCTGATTCCTCACACTATTCCCACTGTTAATAACACTGCCTGATTCCAGCCATTATACCCACTGTTAATCACATTGCCTGATTCCTAACACTATATCCACTGTTAATCACATTGCCTGATTCCTAACACTATACCACTGTTAAACACATCCCCTGATTCCTACCACTATACCCAATGTTAATCACATTGCCTGATTCCTAAAACTCTACCTACTGTTTATCACATTGACTGATTCCTACCACTATACCTACTGTTAATCACATTGCCTGATTCCTACCAATATACCCACCGTTTATCACATTGCCTGATTCCTACCACAATGCCTACTGTTCATCACATTGCCTGATTCCTACCTCTATACCTACTGTTCATCACATTGCCTGATTCCTACCACTATACCTGCTGTGAATCACATTGCCTGATTCCTACCACAATATCCACTGTTAATCACATTGCCTGATTCCTACCTCTATACCTACTGTTCATCACATTGCCTGATTCCTACCACTATACCTGCTGTGAATCACATTGCCTGATTCCTACCACAATAACCACTGTTAATCACATTGCCTGATTCCTACCACCATACCAACTGTTAATCACATTGCCTGATTCCTACCACTATACCTACTTTTAATCACATTGCCTGATTCCTACCACTATACCCACTGTTAATCACATTGCCTAATTCCTAACAATGTACCCACTGTTAATCCCATTGTCTGATACCTAACACTATATCCACTGTTAATCACACTGCCTGATTCTTACCACTATAC contains:
- the LOC128244824 gene encoding cleavage and polyadenylation specificity factor subunit 5-like produces the protein MASHARQAGWPVNRKHSSDSFSSEQKTIDDKINLYPLTNYTFGTKDPLYEKDASVPARFQRMRDEFDKYGMRRSVEGVLIVHEHNLPHVLLLQLGTTFFKLPGGELRQNEDHKEGLKRLLTETLGRQDGAPMEWTVEEVIGNWWRPNFDPPQYPYVPAHITRPKEHKKLYLTQLPEKALFAVPRNYKLVAAPLFELYDNSTGYGPIISTLPQTLSRFHFRYN
- the LOC128244921 gene encoding E3 ubiquitin-protein ligase TRIM33-like isoform X1, whose product is MNMEVSGKRRDPYLNKGSADATVYCQPCKKGGKRVVAHGFCQTCEEYMCDPCIEAHKRFKVSGNHIMLSKYKMPSSYPSIKQSDIGETEYCKKHPKEVIKFFCPTHSDLGCGDCVVIAHRTCEVDYITDVSKDFVIGKEFRELEPSIKREYDILSGYISGVEELFDEVVNQSKHEIDKLRKFRAEINTYLDRREKELLDNLKAVKTKDENDLTALKTDCKSAMTALEAMRSELSSIDISGNQRYVTARRAQKELRGIHDEMKKMAGRMKARRYRFTKDADTEQLLGSKLGIGTLDMAGEMFRGKSEDPMHGAMGITKGVKRSEHKLFGSEINIWDNKWECEICTYVNPPTSAECEVCRILRPKDYMVPPDDMIMNAEMKTRGKLLALLLKNPASIDS
- the LOC128244921 gene encoding E3 ubiquitin-protein ligase TRIM33-like isoform X3, which encodes MNMEVSGKRRDPYLNKGSADATVYCQPCKKGGKRVVAHGFCQTCEEYMCDPCIEAHKRFKVSGNHIMLSKYKMPSSYPSIKQSDIGETEYCKKHPKEVIKFFCPTHSDLGCGDCVVIAHRTCEVDYITDVSKDFVIGKEFRELEPSIKREYDILSGYISGVEELFDEVVNQSKHEIDKLRKFRAEINTYLDRREKELLDNLKAVKTKDENDLTALKTDCKSAMTALEAMRSELSSIDISGNQRYVTARRAQKELRGIHDEMKKMAGRMKARRYRFTKDADTEQLLGSKLGIGTLDMAGEMFRGKSEDPMHGAMGITKGVKRSEHKLFGSEINIWDNKWECEICTYVNPPTSAECEVCRILRPKDYMVPPDDMIMNAEMKTRGF
- the LOC128244921 gene encoding E3 ubiquitin-protein ligase TRIM33-like isoform X5, whose translation is MNMEVSGKRRDPYLNKGSADATVYCQPCKKGGKRVVAHGFCQTCEEYMCDPCIEAHKRFKVSGNHIMLSKYKMPSSYPSIKQSDIGETEYCKKHPKEVIKFFCPTHSDLGCGDCVVIAHRTCEVDYITDVSKDFVIGKEFRELEPSIKREYDILSGYISGVEELFDEVVNQSKHEIDKLRKFRAEINTYLDRREKELLDNLKAVKTKDENDLTALKTDCKSAMTALEAMRSELSSIDISGNQRYVTARRAQKELRGIHDEMKKMAGRMKARRYRFTKDADTEQLLGSKLGIGTLDMAGEMFRGKSEDPMHGAMGITKGVKRSEHKLFGSEINIWASKKPG
- the LOC128244921 gene encoding E3 ubiquitin-protein ligase TRIM33-like isoform X4, with translation MNMEVSGKRRDPYLNKGSADATVYCQPCKKGGKRVVAHGFCQTCEEYMCDPCIEAHKRFKVSGNHIMLSKYKMPSSYPSIKQSDIGETEYCKKHPKEVIKFFCPTHSDLGCGDCVVIAHRTCEVDYITDVSKDFVIGKEFRELEPSIKREYDILSGYISGVEELFDEVVNQSKHEIDKLRKFRAEINTYLDRREKELLDNLKAVKTKDENDLTALKTDCKSAMTALEAMRSELSSIDISGNQRYVTARRAQKELRGIHDEMKKMAGRMKARRYRFTKDADTEQLLGSKLGIGTLDMAGEMFRGKSEDPMHGAMGITKGVKRSEHKLFGSEINIWVSQPFKNEEPVSQCL
- the LOC128244921 gene encoding E3 ubiquitin-protein ligase TRIM33-like isoform X2 is translated as MEVSGKRRDPYLNKGSADATVYCQPCKKGGKRVVAHGFCQTCEEYMCDPCIEAHKRFKVSGNHIMLSKYKMPSSYPSIKQSDIGETEYCKKHPKEVIKFFCPTHSDLGCGDCVVIAHRTCEVDYITDVSKDFVIGKEFRELEPSIKREYDILSGYISGVEELFDEVVNQSKHEIDKLRKFRAEINTYLDRREKELLDNLKAVKTKDENDLTALKTDCKSAMTALEAMRSELSSIDISGNQRYVTARRAQKELRGIHDEMKKMAGRMKARRYRFTKDADTEQLLGSKLGIGTLDMAGEMFRGKSEDPMHGAMGITKGVKRSEHKLFGSEINIWDNKWECEICTYVNPPTSAECEVCRILRPKDYMVPPDDMIMNAEMKTRGKLLALLLKNPASIDS